In Prunus dulcis chromosome 1, ALMONDv2, whole genome shotgun sequence, the following are encoded in one genomic region:
- the LOC117630139 gene encoding probable disease resistance protein At4g27220, which translates to MAEIILGVIGPVMQLGQWLWSPAKRGLGYMVHYKRNTESLNLQIEELKVKKHGNQNLVDAFQLNGEEPEIKKWFEDANKAIADAAQLTGEVAASKNCISGMCPDLRWRYNLGKKAMEEKEAVNKLLKKGDFQTISVQVPHPIEIESTMSTGGFQAYGSTSRAMNQVMTALKDDKVTVIGVYGMGGVGKTTMVKQVGAQARKDGLFDHVIMAVFSQNPDLMKIQGQLSDMLGLKLQEETELGRAGRLKERILRRSKTLIILDDIWNASQTLTSIGIPNAIELQGCNSKVLLTTRRLNVCHVMKSHVKVRLDVLSVEDSWNLFTKEAGRSFDSRTSYDVAREVSGECAGLPIALIAVARALGDKDFDEWKEAARRLEMSQPANLEDDGDVFKCIKLSYEYLKGEDAKSCFLLCSLFAEDSDIAIQDLFSYGFGYGLFRDGNTLEGARAKARSVTKYLKASSLLLDGKSEEYVRMHDVIRDMAILIASSEEHGHRFLVKAGWELNVWPNDTDEGCSAISLMGNCIRKLPDELVCPKLQILLLNDNRTIEEIPEAFFQSLNALRVLDLTPTSISILPSSFNFLINLQTLHLDGCRYLKDISVLGKLKKLEILSLRSSGFKKFPEEIGNLANLRLLDLSWNSNMNIIPSKVISRLSRLEELLMEGSFGDWGGKVEGAGERINAGFDELTCLSYLNILSVRICNVECIPKDVGFLPNWEKFFICIKRESVPMANFTHSDSDCPRVLVLDTTIDTLPSWFKSVVIERTEKIFYSECRGLNNFLVEYATERLHGLISLSVEQCNHMPSLMNTTTTLVPNRPVLEKLEELYVYGLNDLKELCVGDLPHGSLGNLKILQVTGCEALEGTLLQPNLWQKLQNLEVLDIQSMSRMEYVFESEGLKQEHVAFRNWREMTLVYLRELKSIWNGPAQYAIFHNLKVLTVYGCGKLKTIFTTDGSHCLMQLELEELNVSNCYSLETIIGANEGTLEDKIIFPRLRCILLRSLPELKSFYSGGSGGVECPSLEYLYVHKCHSQFSVSASDFHSQKQVQVDTGPIPVKRM; encoded by the exons atGGCAGAAATTATTTTGGGAGTTATTGGTCCCGTAATGCAACTTGGTCAGTGGTTATGGAGTCCAGCAAAGCGTGGATTGGGTTACATGGTTCATTACAAGAGAAACACAGAGTCTCTCAACCTTCAAATTGAAGAGCTTAAAGTAAAAAAACATGGTAATCAAAATTTAGTTGATGCGTTTCAACTAAATGGAGAAGAGCCTGAGATTAAAAAGTGGTTTGAAGATGCGAATAAGGCCATAGCAGATGCTGCACAATTAACTGGTGAAGTTGCAGCAAGTAAAAATTGCATTAGCGGGATGTGCCCGGATTTGAGATGGCGTTACAATTTAGGAAAGAAAGCAATGGAGGAGAAAGAAGCAGTAAACAAGCTACTAAAAAAGGGAGATTTTCAAACAATTTCTGTTCAAGTTCCACATCCCATTGAAATTGAGTCCACAATGTCAACTGGTGGTTTTCAAGCATACGGATCAACTAGCAGAGCCATGAATCAAGTCATGACAGCGCTGAAAGATGATAAGGTCACTGTGATTGGGGTCTATGGAATGGGAGGTGTAGGCAAAACAACCATGGTGAAACAGGTTGGTGCACAAGCCCGTAAAGATGGACTCTTTGATCATGTGATTATGGCTGTCTTTAGCCAAAACCCCGACTTGATGAAGATTCAAGGCCAACTTTCAGATATGTTGGGCTTGAAATTGCAGGAGGAAACAGAATTGGGAAGAGCAGGTAGATTGAAGGAGAGGATACTAAGGCGAAGCAAGACCCTTATAATCTTGGATGACATTTGGAATGCATCACAAACTTTGACTAGCATTGGAATTCCCAACGCCATTGAACTGCAAGGATGCAATTCCAAAGTCCTACTCACCACAAGGAGATTGAATGTCTGTCACGTGATGAAGAGCCATGTAAAAGTACGTCTCGATGTCCTATCTGTAGAAGATTCTTGGAACTTGTTTACGAAGGAAGCAGGAAGGTCTTTTGACTCAAGGACTTCCTATGATGTAGCGAGAGAGGTATCTGGGGAATGTGCAGGTCTTCCAATTGCATTGATAGCAGTCGCAAGGGCACTTGGAGATAAAGACTTTGATGAGTGGAAAGAAGCAGCTCGACGACTGGAGATGTCCCAGCCTGCCAACCTTGAAGACGACGGAGATGTGTTCAAATGTATAAAGTTAAGCTATGAGTACTTGAAAGGCGAGGATGCCAAGTCATGCTTCTTGCTTTGCTCCCTATTCGCAGAAGACAGTGATATCGCCATACAAGACTTGTTTAGTTACGGGTTTGGGTATGGATTGTTTCGAGATGGCAATACATTGGAAGGAGCCAGAGCCAAAGCACGTTCAGTGACCAAGTACCTTAAAGCTTCCAGCTTGCTTTTGGACGGGAAAAGCGAAGAATATGTGAGAATGCATGATGTCATACGAGATATGGCCATATTAATTGCATCATCAGAAGAACATGGCCATCGGTTTTTGGTAAAAGCCGGTTGGGAATTAAATGTCTGGCCAAATGATACAGATGAAGGCTGCTCTGCAATCTCGCTAATGGGTAACTGTATAAGAAAGCTTCCTGATGAGTTGGTATGCCCAAAACTCCAAATTTTACTTCTAAATGATAATCGTACAATAGAGGAGATCCCAGAAGCTTTTTTCCAGAGTCTGAACGCATTAAGGGTCTTAGACCTTACCCCAACTTCTATTTCAATACTACCCTCATCGTTCAATTTCCTAATAAACCTCCAAACATTGCATCTAGATGGATGTCGGTACTTAAAGGACATTTCCGTACTCGGAAAACTAAAGAAACTTGAGATCCTCAGTCTGAGATCCtctggttttaaaaaatttccagAAGAAATAGGAAACTTGGCCAATCTGAGGTTGTTGGATTTGAGTTGGAATTCAAATATGAACATAATTCCATCGAAAGTGATATCTAGGTTGTCTAGGTTAGAGGAACTACTCATGGAAGGTAGTTTTGGAGACTGGGGGGGTAAAGTTGAAGGGGCAGGGGAAAGAATTAATGCTGGCTTCGATGAGTTAACTTGCTTGTCGTACTTAAACATTTTGTCTGTTCGAATTTGTAATGTAGAATGCATTCCTAAAGATGTTGGGTTCCTTCCAAATTGGGAAAAATTCTTCATATGTATCAAGAGGGAATCAGTCCCGATGGCTAATTTTACGCATTCAGATTCAGATTGTCCAAGAGTATTGGTCCTCGATACAACAATCGATACCTTGCCGAGTTGGTTTAAAAGTGTTGTGATCGAGAGAACagagaaaatattttatagcGAGTGCAGGGGATTAAATAACTTTCTTGTGGAATATGCCACGGAGAGATTACATGGATTGATTTCTCTTAGTGTCGAACAGTGCAATCACATGCCAAGTTTGATGAATACAACCACAACATTGGTTCCAAATAGACCTGTGTTGGAGAAGTTGGAAGAGTTGTATGTCTATGGGTTGAATGACTTAAAAGAGTTATGTGTTGGTGACTTACCGCATGGATCTCTAGGCAATCTCAAGATATTGCAGGTGACAGGTTGTGAAGCCTTGGAGGGCACACTTCTTCAACCGAATTTGTGGCAGAAACTTCAAAATCTGGAAGTACTTGATATTCAAAGCATGTCTCGTATGGAATATGTGTTTGAGTCTGAAGGGCTAAAACAAGAACATGTTGCTTTTAGAAATTGGAGAGAGATGACATTGGTATATCTTCGAGAACTAAAAAGCATATGGAATGGCCCAGCTCAATATGCAATCTTCCATAATCTTAAGGTTTTGACAGTATATGGGTGTGGGAAATTGAAGACTATTTTCACAACAGACGGATCTCACTGTCTTATGCAACTGGAACTGGAAGAGCTCAATGTATCTAATTGCTATAGTTTGGAGACAATTATTGGAGCAAACGAGGGAACATTAGAGGACAAGATCATTTTTCCGCGACTGAGATGCATATTGTTGCGGAGTCTTCCAGAATTGAAAAGCTTTTATAGTGGTGGAAGTGGTGGTGTTGAGTGCCCTTCATTGGAATACTTGTATGTGCACAAGTGCCATAGCCAATTTTCAGTCTCTGCTTCTGACTTCCATAGCCAGAAGCAAGTCCAAGTAGATACTGGGCCCATTCCGGTGAAAAG AATGTAA
- the LOC117630487 gene encoding protein FAM135B-like isoform X2 has protein sequence MFRHLGWLVGLNYKSPSSKRLPDAKPPPAEVKPVAMLDSVQEIAIYIHRFHNLDLFQQGWYQIKITMRWEDSEYTSVGTPARVVQYEAPDLGSDDVYGVWRIDDTDNSFSTQPFRIKYARQDIFLSIMISFNLSLSRYEGLSSSAVILKFELLHAPILGNRSDLQASLDASPAAVHEFRIPPKALLGLHSYCPVHFDVFHAVLVDVTVHISLLKAVSYMLPSKVPSESSIAEDVGGEGLSGSNQASAQVAAAGVNDIMLVKSLLSARDILLEELQKLSKAIDQAIDLTDFISKMDDTKFDSFLQENLVAADANVSGQGKPQNGLEKVNGTSEFGSGELLRPLSRGALLNSFHSLGDQVLYLWNTFLNFHRFNKTKVLEYLRDTWAKDRKAEWSIWMVYSKVEMPHHFINGGGDESSHSAGHRRVSTMWKLTDDPAQTAATRAELHRRSIAQMKGHHLDLRLIRNQWLLIDPKVEFLMSEANEDKTSGDFREMGQRLAQEVVSFLKKKMDKVSRSGSIADIKLSFVGHSIGNVIIRTALTDSIMEPFLRYLHIYLSISGPHLGYLYSSNSLFNSGLWLLKKLKNTQCIHQLTFTDDPDLQNTFFYQLCKKKTLENFKHIILLSSPQDGYVPYHSARIDMCQAASWDLSKKGKVFLEMLNDCLDQIRAPQSENRVFIRCDINFDTSSYGKNLNTFIGRAAHIEFLESDTFARFIMWSFPDLFR, from the exons ATGTTTCGGCATTTAGGATGGCTTGTGGGTCTAAACTATAAATCTCCATCGTCAAAGAGGTTGCCAGATGCCAAGCCTCCCCCGGCTGAAGTTAAGCCGGTGGCTATGTTGGATTCTGTTCAAGAGATTGCTATTTACATTCACAGATTTCACAATCTTGACCTTTTCCAGCAGGG atggtaccaaattaaaattaccATGAGATGGGAGGACAGTGAATATACTTCTGTGGGGACTCCAGCAAGAGTTGTTCAATATGAAG CTCCTGATCTGGGTTCTGATGATGTATATGGAGTATGGAGGATTGATGATACAGATAACAGCTTCTCAACACAGCCTTTTCGTATCAAATATGCAAGGCAGGATATCTTTTTATCAATCATGATATCTTTCAATCTGTCTCTATCGAGATATGAG GGTCTCTCCTCATCTGCTGTTATTTTGAAGTTCGAGCTTCTGCATGCCCCCATATTAGGAAATAG GTCTGACTTGCAGGCTTCTTTGGATGCTAGCCCTGCAGCTGTCCATGAATTCCGAATTCCTCCTAAAGCTCTTCTGGGATTGCATTCTTATTGCCCTGTCCATTTTGATGTATTTCATGCGGTGCTTGTTGATGTTACAGTACACATCAGTCTACTGAAAGCTGTCTCTTACATGCTCCCATCGAAGGTACCCAG tgaATCATCCATTGCTGAAGATGTTGGTGGAGAAGGTCTTTCTGGGTCAAATCAA GCATCAGCACAAGTGGCTGCTGCAGGTGTGAATGACATCATGCTTGTTAAATCATTGTTATCTGCTCGTGACATACTACTTGAAGAGCTCCAGAAACTTAGCAAGGCTATTGACCAAGCAATTGATTTGACTGATTTTATATCTAAAATGGATGACACAAAGTTTGATTCTTTCCTGCAAGAAAATTTGGTTGCAGCAGATGCCAACGTTTCAGGACAAGGCAAGCCACAAAATGGTCTTGAG AAAGTAAATGGCACGTCAGAATTTGGAAGTGGTGAATTGCTACGCCCTTTATCAAGGGGCGCCTTACTGAattcttttcattctttggGCGATCAAGTTTTATATTTATGGAACACTTTTTTAAACTTCCAcag gtttaacaaaacaaaggtACTGGAATACTTGCGTGACACATGGGCTAAGGATAGAAAAGCTGAATGGTCAATATGGATGGTTTACTCTAAGGTTGAGATGCCTCATCATTTTATCAATGGTGGGGGTGATGAGTCTTCCCACAGTGCTGGCCATAGAAGAGTTTCAACTATGTGGAAATTAACTGATGAT CCTGCCCAGACTGCTGCTACCCGTGCTGAGCTTCATCGACGAAGTATTGCACAAATGAAG GGGCATCACCTGGATTTACGGCTTATTCGGAATCAATGGCTTTTGATAGATCCCAAGGTAGAGTTTCTAATGTCAGAGGCAAATGAAGACAAAACATCTGGTGACTTCAGAGAAATGGGACAAAGGTTGGCCCAGGAAGTAGTTTCTTTCCTTAAGAAGAAAATGGATAAAGTTTCAAGATCTGGAAGCATAGCTGATATTAAGCTTAGCTTTGTGGGACATTCTATTGGGAATGTGATCATAAGAACGGCGCTAACAG ATAGCATTATGGAGCCATTCCTAAGATACCTGCACATATATCTTTCTATATCCGGTCCACACTTGGGGTATCTATACAGTTCAAACTCTTTGTTTAACTCCGGGCTGTGGCTTTTGAAGAAGCTTAAGAACACGCAGTGTATTCATCAGCTTACTTTCACGGATGATCCAGACCTTCAAAATACGTTCTTTTACCAGCTCTGTAAG AAGAAGACGCTTGAGAATTTCAAGCATATAATCCTGTTATCTTCACCACAG GATGGTTATGTTCCCTACCATTCTGCTAGAATAGATATGTGCCAGGCTGCTTCATGGGACTTGTCAAAGAAGGGCAAAGTTTTTCTGGAAATGCTGAATGATTGCTTGGACCAGATACGGGCCCCTCAGTCTGAGAATCGAGTGTTCATACGCTGTGACATCAACTTTGATACCTCTTCGTATGGAAAGAACCTGAACACCTTCATTGGAAGGGCCGCTCATATTGAGTTTTTGGAGTCCGACACTTTTGCAAGATTCATCATGTGGTCTTTCCCAGACCTGTTTCGGTAA
- the LOC117630487 gene encoding protein FAM135B-like isoform X1 gives MFRHLGWLVGLNYKSPSSKRLPDAKPPPAEVKPVAMLDSVQEIAIYIHRFHNLDLFQQGWYQIKITMRWEDSEYTSVGTPARVVQYEAPDLGSDDVYGVWRIDDTDNSFSTQPFRIKYARQDIFLSIMISFNLSLSRYEGLSSSAVILKFELLHAPILGNRSDLQASLDASPAAVHEFRIPPKALLGLHSYCPVHFDVFHAVLVDVTVHISLLKAVSYMLPSKVPSESSIAEDVGGEGLSGSNQASAQVAAAGVNDIMLVKSLLSARDILLEELQKLSKAIDQAIDLTDFISKMDDTKFDSFLQENLVAADANVSGQGKPQNGLEKVNGTSEFGSGELLRPLSRGALLNSFHSLGDQVLYLWNTFLNFHRFNKTKVLEYLRDTWAKDRKAEWSIWMVYSKVEMPHHFINGGGDESSHSAGHRRVSTMWKLTDDPAQTAATRAELHRRSIAQMKINNRSIQDMHIFGDPSSIPIVIVERVLNAPRRTTSENSYLRNLDVINSPGLLSGSGSESVNKRSSYSSPKKGRVLKIVVFVHGFQGHHLDLRLIRNQWLLIDPKVEFLMSEANEDKTSGDFREMGQRLAQEVVSFLKKKMDKVSRSGSIADIKLSFVGHSIGNVIIRTALTDSIMEPFLRYLHIYLSISGPHLGYLYSSNSLFNSGLWLLKKLKNTQCIHQLTFTDDPDLQNTFFYQLCKKKTLENFKHIILLSSPQDGYVPYHSARIDMCQAASWDLSKKGKVFLEMLNDCLDQIRAPQSENRVFIRCDINFDTSSYGKNLNTFIGRAAHIEFLESDTFARFIMWSFPDLFR, from the exons ATGTTTCGGCATTTAGGATGGCTTGTGGGTCTAAACTATAAATCTCCATCGTCAAAGAGGTTGCCAGATGCCAAGCCTCCCCCGGCTGAAGTTAAGCCGGTGGCTATGTTGGATTCTGTTCAAGAGATTGCTATTTACATTCACAGATTTCACAATCTTGACCTTTTCCAGCAGGG atggtaccaaattaaaattaccATGAGATGGGAGGACAGTGAATATACTTCTGTGGGGACTCCAGCAAGAGTTGTTCAATATGAAG CTCCTGATCTGGGTTCTGATGATGTATATGGAGTATGGAGGATTGATGATACAGATAACAGCTTCTCAACACAGCCTTTTCGTATCAAATATGCAAGGCAGGATATCTTTTTATCAATCATGATATCTTTCAATCTGTCTCTATCGAGATATGAG GGTCTCTCCTCATCTGCTGTTATTTTGAAGTTCGAGCTTCTGCATGCCCCCATATTAGGAAATAG GTCTGACTTGCAGGCTTCTTTGGATGCTAGCCCTGCAGCTGTCCATGAATTCCGAATTCCTCCTAAAGCTCTTCTGGGATTGCATTCTTATTGCCCTGTCCATTTTGATGTATTTCATGCGGTGCTTGTTGATGTTACAGTACACATCAGTCTACTGAAAGCTGTCTCTTACATGCTCCCATCGAAGGTACCCAG tgaATCATCCATTGCTGAAGATGTTGGTGGAGAAGGTCTTTCTGGGTCAAATCAA GCATCAGCACAAGTGGCTGCTGCAGGTGTGAATGACATCATGCTTGTTAAATCATTGTTATCTGCTCGTGACATACTACTTGAAGAGCTCCAGAAACTTAGCAAGGCTATTGACCAAGCAATTGATTTGACTGATTTTATATCTAAAATGGATGACACAAAGTTTGATTCTTTCCTGCAAGAAAATTTGGTTGCAGCAGATGCCAACGTTTCAGGACAAGGCAAGCCACAAAATGGTCTTGAG AAAGTAAATGGCACGTCAGAATTTGGAAGTGGTGAATTGCTACGCCCTTTATCAAGGGGCGCCTTACTGAattcttttcattctttggGCGATCAAGTTTTATATTTATGGAACACTTTTTTAAACTTCCAcag gtttaacaaaacaaaggtACTGGAATACTTGCGTGACACATGGGCTAAGGATAGAAAAGCTGAATGGTCAATATGGATGGTTTACTCTAAGGTTGAGATGCCTCATCATTTTATCAATGGTGGGGGTGATGAGTCTTCCCACAGTGCTGGCCATAGAAGAGTTTCAACTATGTGGAAATTAACTGATGAT CCTGCCCAGACTGCTGCTACCCGTGCTGAGCTTCATCGACGAAGTATTGCACAAATGAAG ATTAACAATCGGTCAATTCAAGACATGCATATATTTGGAGATCCATCAAGCATTCCTATTGTCATTGTGGAGCGTGTCTTGAATGCGCCTAGGCGTACTACTAGTGAAAATTCTTACTTGAGAAATTTGGACGTGATAAACTCTCCTGGCTTACTCAGTGGATCTGGCTCTGAATCCGTAAACAAGAGATCCAGCTATAGCTCACCAAAGAAAGGCCGGGTTTTAAAGATTGTTGTCTTTGTGCATGGTTTTCAG GGGCATCACCTGGATTTACGGCTTATTCGGAATCAATGGCTTTTGATAGATCCCAAGGTAGAGTTTCTAATGTCAGAGGCAAATGAAGACAAAACATCTGGTGACTTCAGAGAAATGGGACAAAGGTTGGCCCAGGAAGTAGTTTCTTTCCTTAAGAAGAAAATGGATAAAGTTTCAAGATCTGGAAGCATAGCTGATATTAAGCTTAGCTTTGTGGGACATTCTATTGGGAATGTGATCATAAGAACGGCGCTAACAG ATAGCATTATGGAGCCATTCCTAAGATACCTGCACATATATCTTTCTATATCCGGTCCACACTTGGGGTATCTATACAGTTCAAACTCTTTGTTTAACTCCGGGCTGTGGCTTTTGAAGAAGCTTAAGAACACGCAGTGTATTCATCAGCTTACTTTCACGGATGATCCAGACCTTCAAAATACGTTCTTTTACCAGCTCTGTAAG AAGAAGACGCTTGAGAATTTCAAGCATATAATCCTGTTATCTTCACCACAG GATGGTTATGTTCCCTACCATTCTGCTAGAATAGATATGTGCCAGGCTGCTTCATGGGACTTGTCAAAGAAGGGCAAAGTTTTTCTGGAAATGCTGAATGATTGCTTGGACCAGATACGGGCCCCTCAGTCTGAGAATCGAGTGTTCATACGCTGTGACATCAACTTTGATACCTCTTCGTATGGAAAGAACCTGAACACCTTCATTGGAAGGGCCGCTCATATTGAGTTTTTGGAGTCCGACACTTTTGCAAGATTCATCATGTGGTCTTTCCCAGACCTGTTTCGGTAA